ttataccatcaacctctccccattactcgtcaccaagaaaggtattatgcaaacaattattttgagtaattaccaatagtgtccactgcccttaacgCATAGAACAAGGACCAATATTATCTGGAAAAGGATTAGCTCATTAAACCCTCTCTTTTGAGTGTTTCTggtttattgtactttttatcagCTTGTGGTTTTATTGAAAATGAACTATGAACTATGATTCTAACATACTCTATCATGGTTTATTTTGTACTATCGTTCCATTGCCATATAGTCTCATCAGTTGTTAAAGCACGTGACCCCCAGGTtttgatagtatacacataatgaatgtttatgagtgcaatggtgcaaattatgttcatgagttgaaagatggaatgttctattcaacgaggcggagtcgagttgaatggaacattccagctttcaaagaatgaacatattcgcaccattgcacgaatgaaaaacattcattatttgttttatataacatccaagtagatctttgtcattttgattgaaagatacaactttcaaaacaaacaaagcgtaggcctccaatttttaattgtagaagacgaatgctagtaatttcactaatatgccttgctgcgttaccggagacaacgcgcacgcagtgatgtttttactcagctttttcgttccatccgaaaagtaccattgcacgctggcagcgtgcaatggtacttttcggatggaacgaaaaagcacggtgagtgactcagcgtgcaatggtacttttatttgctatcacgtgacggacaatcctccaatcaaatggcaaggatctgcttgggtgttatataaattgTTATAATGAACAATCTGGCCCTCAAATTGTTATCATTCAAAGGTAGCTTAAAGTAACAACAAAATGGTCATTTAGTTTTGCGCATAAATGGTTGCCTATTGTTCAGTTGTGCaaatttgaggggggggggggtgggaaggggggggggtccaaaaAGAGAAACAGCAAGGACTAAACGTTTAAAAGAATTCACTATTAGAATAGGTTAATGTTATAGttgctttacaaaatataaaataagctATAGAAAGTTatcctggacacctttggtaaatgtcaaagactagtattctcacttggtgtatctcaacatatgcataaaataacacatatgTGAAAaagtttggctcaattggtcgttgaagttgcgagagaataatagaagaaaaaacaccctatcagatgcccaataaaatgcttcaggcctgaagtcactatttgagtgaggaattacccctttctcaaaaactacgttacttcagtgggagccgtttctcacaatgttttatactatcatcaacaatccattgctcgttaaatTAGTTtgatgcttacaattatttagagtaattaccaatagtgtccactgcattttgtgtgagagagattggctgttgagAGCTTGGTTTTGTATCCACTGTGAGAGTTTGTTCCCATTAAAGGTAAAGACCATcgtaacaaaaaaataacagccataaaaatgtattttccaTTATGAAATTTGTAACActttatttattgatatttgCATGTAGGTCGTTGCCGATGAGTTGCGACATGATAGTTCTTGCTGTTTAGGAGATCTATAAAAAACCGAAGCATGTCGATGTTTCTGCGTCAGCGATCCATGTGCATGTTCGTCGTGTTCTGCATCCTGTTTGGCTTCTTCCAGATAATCCTCCTCAGCCTCCAAAGAGATCGTAAACCTCTTGGAGAACTTGGAGACGGTGGACCGAAGCTACCGGCCGAGGCTCAGCTTGGCATGATTGAGAAAAGACATGTTGGTGGCGGTGGAGATGCGTTGGCTTCGAACCATGTGAAACAATTACCCCCGTTGGGGAAGTCACTCCAATTTGGGGAGTTACCTCAATTGGGGGAGTTACCTCAATTGGGGCAGTCACCTCAGTTGAGGCAACTGCCTCACCTAGTAGGGCAATCACCTCTAGAACAGCCTGGCAATCAAAACAGCGACCACGCAGTGCCTCAAGATGTTCCCGACTCGTACAATACGTTCATATCACCTTATCACCGGCACTGGAAGGCCGACTGCCCAGCTATATTTTCCGGTGATAAAAAGGCAGTGAGGACAACTTATGAAATGCTTCAAAAGGAGCGCCTTAAGACGAATGGGTCCGTTGCTGTACCGAGCGATGGTGAGGTACGAACGTGGACGCGCGACTGCTATTCGTACAAACGATTGAGACGTTTCCCAACAAACCCCGGAACGGAAGAGGAGGCCGGGTTCCAGGTTGCTTACATCATTGTTGCTCACAAAGAAGCCGCGCAGGTCGAGCGCCTCCTACGGGCGATATACCAACCTCAGAACCTCTACTGCATTCACCCCGATGCAAAGTCCTCCAGAGAATTCCACGAGGCTATACGCTCCATGACAGGCTGCTTCGAAAATGTGTTCATTGCGTCTAAACTTGAAGATGTCCAGTATGCTGGATACACGAGGCTTCTGGCTGATGTCAACTGCATGAGGGATCTATCGAGAAAGAGAGGTTCCATTTACCGCTGGAGATACGTGATGAATTTATGCGGGCAAGACTTCCCGTTGAAAACGAACCTTGAGATCGTACGACAACTCAAGGCTTACAAGCGTCATAATGACATCACTGGTATTCTACCACCTCCTTATATAAAAGGACGTACGAAACACCATCACATAACTAAAGACAGGCATGTCATGAGGACGAAAAGGTTAAAAGAACCTCCACCGCATAATTTGACCATCCACTTCGGCAACGCCTACTACGCGGCCACGTGGGCGTTTGTTGACTATATGCTGACCAGTCCACAGGGCGTCGACCTCTTGGAATGGTCAAATGACACATTCAGTCCGGACGAGCATTTCTGGGCGACTCTCCAGCGGGGGGCTGGGACACCGGGTGGGTATCCTCACGCAACGTGGGACGAAAACGTGAGGTTCATGAAATGGGGTGACATCAAGAAGCACCCACCCTGCCGCGGTAAATACGTCAGAGCACTGTGCGTGTTTGGAGTCGGGTACTTGGACTACCTCGCAACACAACCTTACCTCTTTGCTAATAAGTTCTACTACAGTTTCGACCCAGTGGCTATGCAGTGTATCGAGGAAGCGCTGAACAACAGAACTAGGAATCCATTGGAGTCAGATAAACTGAGTAATTTCCCGGTCACGAATCTCGTCTGGCAAAATCACACGGCTCTCGTACCATGAACCTTTATCGCAACTCGGCACGCGCGCGCATTAGGCTTGGAAtgggtgcatgctggtctagctagtgagcCTTGCCCAATTTCAGTTAGGTGACCCGGAAAATGGTTCGATCTTTTTCGGATTCTGTGTCATGTTGAcccttttctgtgtcattttgagacaATTATTGACCACGGGACCCGGTATCCAAGTCAATTTGGACCCGGACGTTTTCAAAGTCTTTTGTTCATGTGAGTCTTGAATTCTGTGCTATAATGTTTTTGAAAGTGAACCATCAGTGCTTTTTATCATTTAAAATGAGACGTTAACGGGTTATGTTTTGTCGTTTACgggttatgttttatttataacaaatgatGTAAACCGATTGTAGATTAGACAACGGTGAGTGCCTTATTGTACATCAGACTACGgattttattatatattttattattactatttactAACCGTTAGCGCCTTTAATCATTATGCATGAGGCTACTGTTATGGAATAGGGggtttattattatctttctcaaaatcttgttgctttttaaaatttatcaatataaaccaccagggaaactgactgggtaaattttaaaatgacttttggggttgaacaaagaattgactagagtgggattcgaaccaacgacctccggctTAGAGAAAGGACAGTTGGGCGGAACCGTTACTGTGCCTTTAATTTGTACATGAGACTATATACGGTTCTTACGGATTATGTATTTGTCACAAAAGGAGACGTGAAAACATAATTATTGAtgtttgatcagcagattgtgggtccGAGTCCCGGTGACACGTGTCTtaaaaggcagaggacactataggtaattactcaaaataattatcagcataaaacctcacttggtaacgagtaatggggagaggttgatagtttaacaaTTTGTGAGATACGGGTtcctccgaagtgacgtagttttcgagacagaagtaattttccactaatttgatttcgagacctcgagtttagagtttgaggtctcgatatcaagcatctgaaagagcacaacttcgtgtacaaagggtgtttttcttccgtttatatctcgcaacttcgacaaccaattgagcttaaattttcacaggtttgttcttttatgcatgtttagatacacaaatagtgtccactgtttttaagcaagacacttaaaggcagtggacactattggtaattgtcacttggtgtatctcaacatatgcataaaataacaaacctgtgaaaatttaagctcaatcggtcgtcgaagttgcgagtgttaatgaaagaaaaaaacacccttgtcacacggagttgtgtgctttcagatgcttgatttcgagacctcaagttctaattctgaggtctccaaatcaaattcttggaaaattacttctttctcgaaaactactccacttcagagggagccgtttctcacaatgcttaataccatcaacctctccccattactcgtaaccaagtaaggttttacgctgataattattttgagtagttaccaatagtgtccactgcctttaaccatgatTGATTCGTATAAGTTTGGGAGGTAGTGATttttgctctaccagccaggcttctcaTCCGTGTGGACTGTAAAGCGGTACCCCAGTTTCAACCCCACGACAAGGTGACAATGGCCCCCTGGAAAGTTGATTGTAGCCGACATCTCAGGCCTTGTGTGGCTGGTGACTTGCATGAAAGAAAATGTACGTGTACAAATGTATAATGTATTGAGAAAACATATGATTATGATACTGTTTGTGAAAGTCATGCAGAATTCAGTATGTTAtcggaagaagaaaaaaagtaaatttttgatGTCCTCTCAGGAATTGGTATTGTAAACATTGCTAGCCAAGTGTATTTGGTATGTCTGCTAAGTTGACAGAAATCAgtgttcaaaataatttgtttataatttaacaTTGAGGATTTTTCTAACCCCTCCGTTATTGCAATTAGTATAATTAAATATTCTTGTAACCCTTCACCATAATGATGGGGTATGTTCATTTTTTCGGAATAAAACAAGTAATCaagttaaataaaaatcattttagATTACAACCATTTTCAGTTACgtcatttgtgttttttgtttcatcctGCTTGAAGTCAGTTGTCATTGTCCCGGTACCACGGTCGGTcgcacttaaagacactggacactatttttgtcaaagaccagtcttctcacttctcaacataatgcataaaataacaaacctgtgaaaatttgagcttagttattggtcgtcgaagttgcgagataactatgaaagaaaaaaacacccttgtcacacgaagttgtgtgctttctgatgcttgatttcgagatctcaaattctaaatctgaggtctcggaatcaaattcgtggaaaattactttttctcaaaaactacatcacttcagagggagtcgtttcttacatgttatatactatcaacctctccccattactcgttaccaagtgaggttttgtgctaataattattttgagtaataataccaatagtgtccactgcctttaagcgcagTTGCCATTAAATGTTATGAGTATATCATCAAAATATATAATCCTTGAGTCAAACTTATCCTAGAGCCACCCTCTGTTCAAAACACAATGGAGGTATATTATGTTGTCTACCTCCATAGACACACTTTATGCTAGCCTTTAATCAAGAGGCACGCGGCGGCGGCGGCAACCCCAGATGTCACgcacgaaaagaaaaaaagaacaagatggggtcgatttcaccaagagtTAGAGGACTAGTCTCCCGAACAATTCGAttaatctactctgcggtagt
Above is a window of Asterias rubens chromosome 11, eAstRub1.3, whole genome shotgun sequence DNA encoding:
- the LOC117296454 gene encoding N-acetyllactosaminide beta-1,6-N-acetylglucosaminyl-transferase-like, producing the protein MSMFLRQRSMCMFVVFCILFGFFQIILLSLQRDRKPLGELGDGGPKLPAEAQLGMIEKRHVGGGGDALASNHVKQLPPLGKSLQFGELPQLGELPQLGQSPQLRQLPHLVGQSPLEQPGNQNSDHAVPQDVPDSYNTFISPYHRHWKADCPAIFSGDKKAVRTTYEMLQKERLKTNGSVAVPSDGEVRTWTRDCYSYKRLRRFPTNPGTEEEAGFQVAYIIVAHKEAAQVERLLRAIYQPQNLYCIHPDAKSSREFHEAIRSMTGCFENVFIASKLEDVQYAGYTRLLADVNCMRDLSRKRGSIYRWRYVMNLCGQDFPLKTNLEIVRQLKAYKRHNDITGILPPPYIKGRTKHHHITKDRHVMRTKRLKEPPPHNLTIHFGNAYYAATWAFVDYMLTSPQGVDLLEWSNDTFSPDEHFWATLQRGAGTPGGYPHATWDENVRFMKWGDIKKHPPCRGKYVRALCVFGVGYLDYLATQPYLFANKFYYSFDPVAMQCIEEALNNRTRNPLESDKLSNFPVTNLVWQNHTALVP